A section of the Streptomyces sp. Je 1-369 genome encodes:
- a CDS encoding maleylpyruvate isomerase family mycothiol-dependent enzyme → MEISEHIQVVAKEGQLLSRAAAEAGTDAKVATCPGWQVRDLLRHAGMVHRWAAAFITERRTSYQLGGELPDLDGDALVEWFREGHAALVATLESAPPDVECWTFLPAPSPLAFWARRQANETTVHRVDAESARGGTPSPMDVDFAVDGIEELLFGFHGREKSRVRSDVPCVLRVRATDERTWTVRLSDGPPVAEHGATAHADCEVSGPATRLYLALWNRLPFPQVTGDTALAALWREKSAIVMG, encoded by the coding sequence ATGGAGATCTCCGAGCACATTCAAGTAGTTGCCAAAGAAGGCCAGTTGCTGTCCCGTGCCGCCGCCGAGGCGGGGACCGACGCCAAGGTCGCGACCTGTCCGGGCTGGCAGGTGCGGGACCTGCTGCGGCACGCCGGAATGGTCCACCGGTGGGCTGCCGCGTTCATCACCGAGCGGCGCACCTCCTACCAGTTGGGCGGCGAACTCCCCGACCTGGACGGAGACGCCCTTGTCGAGTGGTTCCGCGAGGGGCACGCCGCTCTCGTCGCGACGCTCGAATCCGCCCCGCCCGACGTCGAGTGCTGGACGTTCCTGCCCGCGCCTTCGCCGCTGGCGTTCTGGGCCCGGCGGCAGGCGAACGAGACGACGGTCCACCGGGTGGACGCCGAGTCCGCGCGCGGGGGCACGCCGTCGCCGATGGATGTCGACTTCGCCGTGGACGGGATCGAGGAGCTGCTGTTCGGCTTCCACGGCCGCGAGAAGAGCCGGGTGCGCAGTGACGTTCCGTGCGTGCTGCGGGTGCGGGCCACGGACGAGCGGACCTGGACCGTACGTCTCTCCGACGGGCCGCCGGTCGCGGAGCACGGCGCGACGGCGCACGCGGACTGCGAGGTGTCGGGCCCGGCGACGCGGCTCTATCTGGCGCTGTGGAACCGGCTGCCGTTCCCGCAGGTGACGGGTGACACCGCACTGGCGGCGCTGTGGCGGGAGAAGTCCGCGATCGTCATGGGGTGA
- a CDS encoding trypsin-like serine peptidase, translating to MHVRRALGVAAGAAALILLPGLPAYADPGDPTPKGEATAAQPPATPPTAAPPTATPAPATPSATVPPTPVPAHGDEDARGFTPADADDYWTPERMRDARPVQEQEDKRFAAPTRLPRSASRPFEGLPIVGTFFWNDGTNTGRFCGGTVVKSPGKNLVMSAGHCFDDQDARKNLTFVPQYDDGKKPHGAFTVKPGRIYVDKRYLSKGPDAAADLDFNFLQLEPRGGKNVEDVVGGAELKINAGYDHSPVRLIGYPANQKRPLDCTDKTVRYNSTDPKIPGSFLRIQCDKYSGGASGGPFLVKQGNGWGLIGVIGGWKTGGDKDDISYSSYLDGDAKALYDDAVNNRPPAGRGVLGKAETWKHAEAMAGGYFTDGNAGTWDYSDLIVRWSDGEVTLFRGAGEDADNFDKEIRLTGPNGTWKHAATMASGDFTGADRDDLIVRWSDGELTLYPDVDEKGFHGEVQLQKPNELWKNATSVTGGRYTSDNKWTDDLLVRWSDGEVTLYTNVNRDGFHGEKKLAAPNGTWKHASTLTSGDFTGNDQHDLMVRWTDGELTLYKDIDQNGFHGETQVKKPNRLWEHATVLAAGDYTENRHPDDFLVRWSDGEVSMYPDADETGLNREITLVYPPA from the coding sequence ATGCATGTGCGCAGAGCGCTGGGCGTCGCGGCGGGGGCCGCGGCACTGATCCTGCTGCCGGGCCTACCGGCGTACGCGGACCCCGGCGATCCGACGCCCAAGGGGGAAGCCACCGCGGCGCAGCCGCCCGCCACCCCTCCGACCGCCGCTCCTCCGACCGCCACCCCGGCGCCCGCCACACCTTCGGCCACCGTCCCGCCGACTCCCGTCCCGGCCCACGGTGACGAGGACGCGCGCGGGTTCACGCCGGCCGACGCCGACGACTACTGGACCCCGGAGCGCATGCGGGACGCCCGGCCCGTGCAGGAGCAGGAGGACAAGCGGTTCGCCGCTCCCACCCGGCTGCCCCGCTCCGCCAGCCGGCCCTTCGAGGGGCTGCCGATCGTCGGCACCTTCTTCTGGAACGACGGCACCAACACCGGCCGCTTCTGCGGCGGCACCGTCGTCAAGAGCCCCGGCAAGAACCTCGTGATGAGCGCCGGTCACTGCTTCGACGACCAGGACGCCCGCAAGAACCTGACGTTCGTCCCGCAGTACGACGACGGGAAGAAGCCGCACGGCGCCTTCACCGTCAAGCCCGGACGCATCTACGTCGACAAGCGGTACCTGTCCAAGGGCCCCGACGCCGCGGCGGACCTCGACTTCAACTTCCTGCAGCTCGAACCGCGCGGCGGCAAGAACGTCGAGGACGTCGTCGGCGGCGCCGAACTGAAGATCAACGCGGGGTACGACCACTCCCCGGTCCGTCTGATCGGCTACCCGGCCAACCAGAAGCGCCCGCTGGACTGCACGGACAAGACCGTCCGTTACAACAGCACCGACCCGAAGATCCCCGGCAGTTTCCTGCGCATCCAGTGCGACAAGTACTCCGGCGGCGCCTCGGGCGGCCCGTTCCTCGTCAAGCAGGGCAACGGCTGGGGTCTCATCGGCGTCATCGGCGGCTGGAAGACCGGTGGCGACAAGGATGACATCTCGTACAGCTCGTACCTCGACGGCGACGCCAAGGCGCTGTACGACGACGCGGTCAACAACCGGCCGCCGGCCGGGCGCGGTGTCCTGGGCAAGGCCGAGACCTGGAAGCACGCCGAGGCGATGGCCGGTGGCTACTTCACCGACGGCAACGCCGGGACGTGGGACTACTCCGACCTGATCGTGCGCTGGTCCGACGGCGAGGTCACCCTGTTCCGGGGCGCGGGCGAGGACGCCGACAACTTCGACAAGGAGATACGTCTCACCGGGCCCAACGGCACCTGGAAGCACGCCGCCACCATGGCGTCCGGTGACTTCACGGGCGCCGACCGCGACGACCTCATCGTCCGCTGGTCCGACGGTGAACTGACGCTCTACCCGGACGTCGACGAGAAGGGCTTCCACGGCGAGGTCCAGCTCCAGAAGCCCAACGAGCTGTGGAAGAACGCCACGTCCGTCACCGGCGGCCGCTACACGAGCGACAACAAGTGGACCGACGACCTCCTGGTCCGCTGGAGCGACGGCGAAGTCACCCTCTACACCAACGTCAACCGCGACGGCTTCCACGGCGAGAAGAAGCTCGCCGCGCCCAACGGCACCTGGAAGCACGCCTCGACGCTCACGTCCGGCGACTTCACCGGCAACGACCAGCACGACCTGATGGTCCGCTGGACCGACGGCGAGCTGACGCTCTACAAGGACATCGACCAGAACGGCTTCCACGGCGAGACGCAGGTCAAGAAGCCCAACCGCCTCTGGGAGCACGCCACGGTCCTGGCCGCGGGCGACTACACGGAGAACCGCCACCCGGACGACTTCCTGGTGCGCTGGTCCGACGGTGAGGTCTCCATGTACCCGGACGCCGACGAGACGGGCCTGAACCGCGAGATCACGCTGGTGTATCCGCCGGCGTGA
- a CDS encoding MFS transporter, translating to MPLLNKIGTAASRPSPTPPGLRRLRVVLTVFFALDGFIFAGWVVRIPAIKDQTGASASDLGLALLGVSVGAVITMTLTGRLCRRFGTHPVTVACAVLLSLSVALPPLTHSAPALGTVLLVFGAAYGGINVAFNSAAVDLVAALRRPIMPSFHAAFSLGGMAGAGLGGLIAGSLSPTRHLLTLTVIGLLVTGFAGRALLRMEPPTPAGSRNPADGTQDRDGTPDANTDLAAAVGPDGDSSDHTPHRPTTRTRRLVLVFGLIALCTAFGEGALADWGALHLEQDLAAHPGIAAAGYSCFALAMTLGRLSGTTLLERFGQTPILVAGGATAAAGMLLGALAPTVWAALLGFAVTGLGLANIFPVAIERAGALAGPNGVATASTLGYGGMLLGPPAIGFMADWFTLPTALTSVAVLAGLAAVIGYTTRP from the coding sequence GTGCCGCTACTAAACAAAATCGGGACCGCAGCGTCGCGACCTTCCCCCACACCCCCCGGCCTCCGCCGCCTCCGTGTCGTCCTCACGGTCTTCTTCGCCCTGGACGGATTCATCTTCGCCGGATGGGTCGTCCGCATCCCCGCGATCAAGGACCAGACCGGCGCGTCCGCCAGCGATCTCGGGCTCGCGCTGCTCGGAGTCTCCGTCGGCGCGGTCATCACGATGACGCTGACCGGACGGCTCTGCCGCCGCTTCGGCACGCATCCCGTGACCGTCGCCTGCGCCGTACTGCTCTCACTCAGCGTCGCCCTGCCACCCCTGACCCACTCGGCACCGGCGCTGGGCACGGTGCTGCTGGTCTTCGGAGCGGCGTACGGGGGCATCAACGTCGCCTTCAACAGCGCCGCCGTCGACCTCGTGGCCGCCCTGCGCCGCCCGATCATGCCCAGCTTCCACGCGGCGTTCAGCCTCGGCGGCATGGCGGGCGCCGGGCTCGGCGGACTGATCGCGGGTTCCCTCTCCCCCACGCGCCACCTGCTCACCCTCACCGTGATCGGCCTGCTCGTCACCGGCTTCGCCGGACGCGCCCTCCTCCGCATGGAGCCCCCGACCCCAGCCGGGAGCCGGAACCCGGCCGACGGCACCCAGGACCGCGATGGCACCCCGGACGCGAACACCGACCTGGCCGCAGCTGTCGGCCCGGACGGCGACAGCTCTGACCACACCCCCCACCGCCCCACCACCCGCACCCGCCGCCTCGTCCTCGTCTTCGGGCTCATCGCGCTCTGCACCGCCTTCGGCGAAGGCGCGCTCGCCGACTGGGGCGCGCTCCACCTCGAACAGGACCTGGCCGCCCACCCGGGCATCGCCGCCGCGGGCTACTCCTGCTTCGCCCTCGCCATGACCCTCGGCCGGCTCAGCGGAACCACCCTGCTCGAACGGTTCGGCCAGACCCCGATACTCGTCGCGGGCGGCGCCACGGCGGCCGCCGGCATGCTGCTCGGCGCGCTCGCCCCGACGGTATGGGCGGCACTCCTCGGCTTCGCCGTCACCGGTCTCGGGCTCGCCAACATCTTCCCCGTCGCCATCGAGCGCGCCGGCGCCCTGGCCGGGCCCAACGGTGTCGCCACCGCCTCCACCCTCGGCTACGGCGGCATGCTCCTCGGCCCGCCCGCCATCGGGTTCATGGCCGACTGGTTCACCCTGCCCACCGCCCTCACCAGCGTGGCCGTGCTCGCGGGTCTCGCCGCCGTGATCGGCTACACCACGCGCCCCTGA
- a CDS encoding MarR family winged helix-turn-helix transcriptional regulator: MAAKTAEQGLVNHEQRLVDEWRDILAVHARTLCELDRELHPYGLGASDFEVLDVLAEGSSDDGGCTFRVQEISAQVHLSQSALSRLIGRLEKDGLVERGMCSEDRRGVRVSLTDKGRALHQEVRPLQRAVLGRMLDTPTD; this comes from the coding sequence ATGGCGGCGAAAACGGCCGAGCAGGGCCTCGTGAATCACGAGCAGCGGCTCGTGGATGAGTGGCGCGACATCCTCGCGGTGCATGCGCGCACCCTGTGCGAGCTCGACCGGGAACTGCACCCGTACGGTCTGGGCGCGAGCGACTTCGAGGTCCTCGACGTACTGGCCGAGGGGTCGTCGGACGACGGTGGCTGCACGTTCCGCGTGCAGGAGATCTCCGCGCAGGTCCACCTGAGCCAGAGCGCGCTCTCCCGCCTCATCGGGCGGCTGGAGAAGGACGGCCTCGTGGAGCGCGGCATGTGCAGCGAGGACCGTCGCGGCGTACGCGTATCCCTCACCGACAAGGGGCGCGCACTGCACCAGGAGGTGCGGCCGTTGCAGCGGGCCGTCCTCGGACGGATGCTCGACACCCCCACCGACTGA
- a CDS encoding M1 family metallopeptidase, which yields MRISRRAMISRRKASERAALLAALLLLVGTACTGGEGGPAARPGASGVKDALFPTLGNGGYDVSHYALDLDYTPETNRLKGTAVITARATQGLSRFNLDLAGLKVRAATVDGAKARFSRSGNELTVTPAKALGDGDTFKATVTYDGTPKMFKGADGGLEGWIETDDGSTALGQPTGSMTWFPGNHHPSDKATYDIAVTVPKDEDGDPYDVVSNGELTKEQDKGDRVTRRWRTEEPMASYLANVTVGYFETHKGRTSDGVPLYIAVDPDESEDAADVEELVPDVIDWATENFGPYPFSSAGAVVDHLPGLDYALETQTKPYFEEAPEDTLVVHEMAHQWFGNSVTPRGWKDIWLSEGLATYAEWLWQEDQDGKSAQETFEEFYDGTHPESEGIWDFPPAAPPSGGRVSDSPVYGRGAMVVHKVREAVGDDTFYDILHTWTKRYRHGNADTRQFIDLCEEKSGKDLSEVFDTWLFEAGKPSGV from the coding sequence ATGAGGATCTCGCGACGCGCGATGATCTCGCGACGCAAGGCGAGCGAACGGGCCGCGCTCCTCGCAGCCCTGCTGCTCCTCGTCGGCACCGCCTGCACCGGTGGCGAGGGCGGCCCGGCGGCCCGGCCGGGAGCGAGCGGAGTCAAGGACGCGCTCTTCCCCACGCTGGGCAACGGGGGTTACGACGTCTCCCACTACGCCCTCGATCTCGACTACACCCCCGAGACCAACCGCCTCAAGGGCACCGCCGTCATCACCGCCCGCGCCACCCAGGGCCTCAGTCGCTTCAACCTCGACCTGGCCGGGCTGAAAGTGCGCGCTGCCACCGTGGACGGCGCGAAGGCCCGCTTCAGCCGGTCGGGGAACGAACTGACGGTGACGCCCGCGAAGGCGCTCGGCGACGGGGACACCTTCAAGGCCACCGTCACCTACGACGGCACCCCGAAGATGTTCAAGGGCGCGGACGGCGGCCTGGAGGGCTGGATCGAGACGGACGACGGCTCGACCGCCCTCGGCCAGCCGACCGGCTCCATGACGTGGTTCCCGGGCAATCACCACCCCTCGGACAAGGCGACGTACGACATCGCCGTCACCGTGCCGAAGGACGAGGACGGCGACCCCTACGACGTCGTGAGCAACGGGGAGTTGACCAAGGAGCAGGACAAGGGCGACCGTGTCACCCGGCGCTGGCGGACCGAGGAGCCCATGGCGAGCTACCTCGCCAACGTGACCGTCGGCTACTTCGAGACGCACAAGGGCCGGACCTCCGACGGCGTACCCCTCTACATCGCCGTCGACCCCGACGAGAGCGAAGACGCCGCGGACGTCGAGGAGTTGGTCCCCGACGTCATCGACTGGGCCACCGAGAACTTCGGCCCCTACCCCTTCTCCTCCGCGGGCGCCGTCGTCGACCACCTCCCCGGACTCGACTACGCCCTGGAGACCCAGACCAAGCCGTACTTCGAAGAGGCGCCCGAGGACACGCTGGTCGTGCACGAGATGGCACACCAGTGGTTCGGCAACTCGGTCACCCCGCGCGGGTGGAAGGACATATGGCTCAGTGAGGGCCTCGCCACGTACGCGGAGTGGCTCTGGCAGGAGGACCAGGACGGCAAGTCCGCGCAGGAGACCTTCGAGGAGTTCTACGACGGCACGCACCCGGAGAGCGAGGGAATCTGGGACTTTCCGCCTGCCGCGCCGCCCAGCGGGGGACGCGTGTCGGACTCGCCCGTCTACGGGCGGGGCGCCATGGTCGTGCACAAGGTGCGCGAGGCCGTCGGCGACGACACCTTCTACGACATCCTCCACACCTGGACGAAGCGCTACCGCCACGGGAACGCCGACACCCGGCAGTTCATCGACCTGTGCGAGGAGAAGTCCGGCAAGGACCTGTCCGAGGTGTTCGACACCTGGCTCTTCGAGGCAGGGAAGCCGTCAGGCGTCTGA
- a CDS encoding ROK family protein translates to MNGKADPRAEGEVTTRTRLERGRGALGPALELVHTGRAPTRAVLTAELGVTRATAGAVAAELEALGLIRIDAKPSAAAGSQGRPSHRLAVAEEGPVALAAQVHADGFRAALVGLGGGIVATAPGCETVDADPAQVLGAVVDAGARLLRETGRRCVGSGLAVPSAVAKPEGTALNPLHLAWPAGARVSEIFAECVRDAGIEGPAFAGNDVNLAAIAEHRHGAGRGARDLLCVATGHRGVGGALVLDGRLHTGSSGLALEVGHLTVNSAGRPCYCGSRGCLDVETDPLAFLTAAGREPGLEGLLVQARELLRGAYGDPSVRSAAEALIDRLGLGLAGLVNILNPDRIILGGLHRALLEADPERLRAVVADRSLWGRSGGVPILACTLDHNSLVGAAELAWQPVLDDPLGALG, encoded by the coding sequence ATGAACGGCAAGGCTGACCCCCGTGCCGAGGGGGAAGTGACCACGCGTACCCGCCTGGAGCGAGGGCGCGGTGCGCTGGGCCCCGCGCTCGAACTGGTCCACACCGGGCGTGCCCCCACCCGTGCCGTGCTCACCGCGGAGCTGGGCGTCACCCGCGCCACGGCGGGCGCGGTCGCCGCCGAGCTCGAGGCGCTCGGGCTGATCCGGATCGACGCGAAGCCGAGCGCGGCCGCGGGCTCGCAGGGCAGGCCGTCGCACCGGCTCGCCGTCGCGGAGGAGGGGCCTGTCGCGCTCGCCGCGCAGGTGCACGCCGACGGGTTCAGGGCCGCGCTGGTCGGGCTCGGCGGGGGCATCGTGGCGACGGCACCGGGCTGCGAGACCGTCGATGCCGACCCGGCGCAGGTCCTCGGGGCGGTCGTCGACGCGGGCGCGCGGCTGCTCCGCGAGACGGGACGGCGCTGTGTGGGCTCGGGGCTCGCCGTGCCGTCCGCGGTCGCCAAGCCGGAGGGCACCGCTCTCAACCCCCTGCACCTGGCGTGGCCCGCGGGCGCGCGGGTCAGCGAGATCTTCGCTGAGTGCGTACGGGACGCGGGCATCGAGGGTCCGGCCTTCGCGGGCAACGACGTGAACCTCGCCGCGATCGCCGAGCACCGCCACGGCGCGGGCCGCGGCGCCCGGGACCTGCTGTGCGTGGCGACCGGCCACCGGGGCGTCGGCGGCGCGCTCGTCCTCGACGGCCGCCTGCACACCGGGAGTTCGGGCCTCGCCCTGGAGGTGGGGCACCTCACGGTGAACTCCGCGGGGCGCCCTTGCTACTGCGGCAGCCGGGGCTGCCTGGACGTCGAGACGGACCCGCTGGCCTTCCTGACTGCGGCGGGCCGCGAGCCGGGACTCGAGGGACTCCTCGTACAGGCCCGCGAACTGCTCCGCGGCGCCTACGGGGACCCGTCCGTGCGCTCCGCCGCCGAGGCACTCATCGACCGGCTCGGCCTCGGACTCGCGGGCCTGGTCAACATCCTCAACCCCGACCGCATCATCCTGGGCGGCCTGCACCGCGCCCTCCTGGAGGCGGACCCGGAACGGCTGCGCGCGGTCGTCGCGGACCGGAGCCTGTGGGGGCGGAGCGGCGGCGTACCGATCCTGGCGTGCACGCTGGACCACAACAGCCTGGTGGGAGCGGCGGAGCTGGCCTGGCAGCCGGTACTGGACGATCCGCTGGGGGCGTTGGGGTAG
- a CDS encoding serine hydrolase domain-containing protein: MNRLGSLVLLLVLTPAFVGCSDVRTLSGSADGDGKEAREDPGASERVDPAVDRYLDGVLPKGPGITVAAARGGALKHCAGRGLADRAAEAPATCDTVYDVMSMTKQFTAAAVLKLEMAGELRVTDRIDRYLGPVPDDKRDITLHQLLTHTAGLPEGLGDDYEPVSRAEMLTGAMKARLRSAPGKEFHYSNVGYSLLAAIVEKVSGQSYERFLAERLFRPAGMTGTGYVLPAWDRAQVAVEYDRHGRAQGRPMDHPWAPDGPFWNLRGNGGMLSTARDMFRWHRALTGDTVLSSTAKRKLFSPQVRVPELDGSYGYGWVVVDTDDGRVAWHDGGNDWSLGTVAEYRRQRIMVFWVSNHAYQKGKWNLEDGQLELSHGVAERVRRPV, from the coding sequence GTGAATCGCCTCGGTTCCCTCGTGCTGCTGCTCGTTCTCACGCCCGCGTTCGTCGGGTGCTCGGATGTCCGCACCCTGTCCGGTTCGGCGGACGGTGACGGCAAGGAGGCGAGGGAGGATCCGGGTGCGTCGGAGCGGGTCGACCCCGCTGTCGACCGTTACCTCGACGGGGTGCTGCCCAAGGGGCCCGGCATCACCGTGGCCGCCGCCCGGGGCGGTGCGCTCAAGCACTGCGCGGGACGCGGTCTCGCCGACCGCGCGGCGGAGGCCCCTGCCACGTGCGACACCGTGTACGACGTCATGTCGATGACGAAACAGTTCACCGCCGCCGCCGTCCTGAAGCTGGAGATGGCGGGCGAGTTGCGAGTGACCGACCGGATCGACCGGTACCTCGGGCCGGTCCCCGATGACAAGCGGGACATCACCCTGCACCAGCTCCTCACGCACACGGCGGGCCTGCCCGAGGGCCTCGGCGACGACTACGAGCCGGTGTCGCGCGCGGAGATGCTCACCGGCGCGATGAAGGCACGGCTGCGGTCGGCGCCGGGCAAGGAGTTCCACTACTCGAACGTCGGCTACAGCCTGCTGGCCGCGATCGTCGAGAAGGTCTCCGGACAGAGCTACGAACGTTTCCTGGCGGAGCGCCTGTTCCGGCCCGCCGGAATGACCGGCACCGGTTACGTGCTGCCTGCCTGGGACCGCGCTCAGGTCGCCGTCGAATACGACCGGCACGGGCGTGCCCAGGGACGGCCGATGGACCACCCGTGGGCGCCCGACGGCCCGTTCTGGAACCTGCGCGGCAACGGCGGAATGCTCTCCACCGCCCGGGACATGTTCCGCTGGCACCGTGCCCTCACCGGCGACACCGTCCTCTCCAGTACCGCGAAACGGAAGCTGTTCTCCCCTCAGGTGCGGGTGCCGGAGCTGGACGGCTCGTACGGCTACGGCTGGGTCGTCGTCGACACCGACGACGGCCGGGTCGCCTGGCACGACGGCGGCAACGACTGGTCACTGGGGACGGTCGCGGAGTACCGCCGCCAGCGGATCATGGTGTTCTGGGTGAGCAACCACGCGTATCAGAAGGGCAAGTGGAATCTGGAGGACGGCCAACTGGAGCTGTCCCACGGGGTGGCTGAGCGAGTGCGGCGGCCTGTCTGA
- a CDS encoding cupin domain-containing protein, with protein sequence MAPEAKGAAPHTHKRSTEMFYVVKGEIEFTVGDRKVVGEPGAFAYVPKGEPHGFTNRGTADATLLIMFYPIYDREDYFRGLGRLTADGRSPSMEELRAHMAKYDQFMV encoded by the coding sequence ATGGCTCCGGAGGCGAAGGGCGCGGCCCCGCACACCCACAAGCGGTCCACCGAGATGTTCTACGTGGTCAAGGGTGAGATCGAGTTCACCGTCGGCGACCGCAAGGTGGTGGGCGAGCCGGGCGCGTTCGCGTACGTCCCCAAGGGTGAACCGCACGGCTTCACCAACCGGGGCACCGCAGACGCCACCCTGCTGATCATGTTCTACCCGATCTACGACCGCGAGGACTACTTCCGCGGCCTGGGCCGGCTGACGGCCGACGGGCGCAGTCCCAGCATGGAGGAGCTGCGCGCACACATGGCGAAGTACGACCAGTTCATGGTCTGA
- a CDS encoding helix-turn-helix domain-containing protein, which produces MTSPMSPPAPPRTAGPADEAAFMAELRRLKAWSGLSYRELERAADAAGEVLPYSTAATMLRRDRLPREAVLVAFLVACGLDADDTRRWVTARRELAAGPRSPVPTVEQPQPPVPEPLVRHRHRWRRARLAVVGLVAAAAVLVGAGAAATGATTVQEEQHTAGIGQRP; this is translated from the coding sequence ATGACGTCCCCGATGTCACCGCCCGCGCCGCCCCGCACGGCGGGCCCCGCCGACGAGGCCGCCTTCATGGCCGAGCTGCGCCGCCTCAAGGCCTGGTCGGGCCTCAGCTACCGGGAGCTGGAGCGCGCGGCGGACGCGGCGGGCGAGGTGCTGCCGTACTCGACCGCCGCGACCATGCTCCGCCGGGACCGTCTGCCCCGCGAAGCCGTACTCGTCGCCTTCCTCGTCGCGTGCGGGCTCGACGCCGACGACACCCGGCGGTGGGTGACCGCCCGCCGGGAACTCGCGGCGGGCCCGCGGTCACCCGTCCCCACCGTGGAACAACCGCAGCCGCCCGTGCCGGAGCCGCTTGTACGGCACCGGCACCGGTGGCGACGGGCGCGCCTCGCGGTCGTCGGCCTCGTGGCGGCCGCGGCGGTCCTCGTCGGCGCGGGCGCGGCGGCGACCGGCGCGACGACCGTGCAGGAGGAGCAGCACACGGCGGGGATCGGGCAACGGCCCTAG
- a CDS encoding MFS transporter, which yields MSALRQRVRGWPRSVPGGRVGLRLSVMAMIDAVGTGAFLAVSVPFITRSVGLSVGELSLGLTLSAAIALATAVPLGILADRISPKKVLVGVSLWRCACFVLYPFVQNLWQFLTVVCLLGLVDKAAAPMEQALVGQVTATDDRVRVVAVLRSLRNVGFTVGALLGGVGLLIDTRAGYAAILLLNAASFAVLALLAHRLPVLSTPAKSLRRRFSVDALRDRPFLSFTGINAVLTMHMTLLSIGIPLWVVEHTEVPAAVISPLVAVNTVLAVALQVRASRGTETIAGSARALVRAGIALAVCCLLLIAAPRPPVLVAVGVLLLAMVALTAGELFQSAGGWGGSYLLAAPGQEGVYLSVFWLGVAVQQIAAPLVVGLVITSGTTGWAVLAALFAVCGLAAPVVGRWARAQSAKTPQVKANMSTSGTRRGRI from the coding sequence ATGTCTGCTCTCCGGCAGCGCGTCAGGGGCTGGCCCCGGTCCGTCCCCGGCGGACGGGTCGGCCTGCGGCTCTCCGTGATGGCGATGATCGACGCCGTCGGCACGGGCGCCTTCCTGGCCGTCTCCGTACCGTTCATCACGCGGTCCGTCGGACTCTCCGTGGGCGAGCTGAGCCTCGGCCTGACGCTGTCCGCCGCGATCGCGCTGGCCACGGCCGTCCCCCTCGGCATCCTCGCCGACCGGATCAGCCCGAAGAAGGTCCTGGTCGGCGTCAGCCTGTGGCGCTGCGCCTGCTTTGTCCTCTACCCGTTCGTGCAGAACCTGTGGCAGTTCCTGACGGTGGTGTGCCTGCTCGGCCTGGTCGACAAGGCGGCGGCGCCGATGGAACAGGCCCTGGTGGGGCAGGTGACGGCGACCGACGACCGGGTCAGGGTGGTCGCGGTGCTGCGGTCGCTGCGCAACGTCGGCTTCACCGTCGGCGCGCTGCTCGGCGGGGTCGGGCTGCTGATCGACACCCGGGCCGGTTACGCCGCGATCCTCCTGCTCAACGCGGCCTCGTTCGCCGTACTCGCACTCCTCGCCCACCGGCTGCCGGTGCTCAGCACCCCGGCGAAGAGCCTGCGGCGCCGCTTCTCCGTCGACGCGCTGCGGGACCGGCCGTTCCTGTCGTTCACCGGGATCAACGCGGTGCTGACGATGCACATGACGCTGCTGAGCATCGGCATCCCGCTGTGGGTCGTCGAGCACACGGAGGTCCCGGCCGCGGTGATCTCGCCCCTGGTGGCGGTGAACACCGTGCTCGCGGTGGCTCTGCAGGTGCGTGCCAGCCGCGGCACCGAGACCATCGCCGGGTCCGCGCGGGCGCTGGTGCGGGCGGGCATCGCCCTCGCCGTCTGCTGCCTGCTCCTGATCGCGGCACCGAGGCCGCCCGTCCTCGTGGCGGTCGGCGTGCTGCTCCTCGCCATGGTCGCGCTGACCGCGGGCGAACTGTTCCAGTCCGCGGGCGGCTGGGGCGGGTCGTATCTGCTCGCGGCGCCCGGCCAGGAAGGCGTCTACCTGTCGGTCTTCTGGCTCGGCGTGGCCGTCCAGCAGATCGCGGCACCGCTTGTGGTCGGCCTGGTCATCACGTCCGGCACCACCGGGTGGGCCGTACTGGCCGCGCTGTTCGCCGTCTGCGGCCTCGCCGCGCCGGTCGTCGGCCGATGGGCGCGGGCCCAGAGCGCCAAGACCCCGCAGGTGAAGGCGAATATGTCGACATCCGGGACACGAAGAGGACGTATCTGA